The following coding sequences lie in one Musa acuminata AAA Group cultivar baxijiao chromosome BXJ3-1, Cavendish_Baxijiao_AAA, whole genome shotgun sequence genomic window:
- the LOC103997764 gene encoding probable xyloglucan endotransglucosylase/hydrolase protein 30, with product MDGGTRPSLSAAVAVVVLVSTAVVAATSVNVTTLAFDDGYAPLFGKGNLVRSADGRSVSLLLDRYSGSGFISSDMYHHGLFGASIKLPSDYTAGVVVAFYTSNGDVFEKSHDELDFEFLGNIRGKEWRVQTNVYGNGSTSRGREERYYLPFDPTADFHRYSILWTADNIIFYVDDTPIREVRRSEAMGGDYPSKPMSLYATIWDASNWATSGGRYKVNYKYAPFVSSFADLTLLGCRLDPIQQVPTTRSGCPAAAAEIAATGLAVMTPEKRRAMRAFRRQYMSYSVCYDRLRYPAPFPECDIVETEKKRFGETGRLRFRRHRRRVPRGGRVPAALPKPSTAPLFYSVGKGSAAAYLSSGVATSYFGVGDCSATSYPHKNLAYTTMVAVVLATAPWPTISPPRSHISLEREVLLSPSLLHNLVEVLDADTAYPVS from the exons ATGGATGGCGGAACGCGGCCGTCATTGTCCGCCGCTGTCGCCGTTGTCGTCCTGGTCTCGACGGCCGTGGTCGCGGCTACATCCGTCAACGTGACGACCCTGGCGTTCGACGATGGATACGCCCCGCTCTTCGGCAAAGGCAACCTCGTGCGGTCCGCGGACGGCAGGAGCGTCAGCCTCCTCCTCGACCGTTACTCCG GATCGGGATTTATATCGTCGGATATGTATCACCATGGACTCTTCGGCGCCTCCATCAAGCTGCCATCGGATTACACGGCGGGAGTGGTGGTCGCCTTCTAC ACGTCGAACGGGGACGTGTTCGAGAAGAGCCACGACGAGCTCGACTTCGAGTTCTTGGGGAACATCCGCGGCAAAGAGTGGAGGGTGCAGACCAACGTGTACGGCAATGGGAGCACCAGCCGCGGAAGGGAGGAGCGCTACTATCTCCCCTTCGATCCCACCGCCGACTTCCACCGCTACTCCATCCTCTGGACTGCTGACAACATCAT CTTCTACGTCGACGACACCCCTATCCGCGAGGTGCGGCGGTCCGAGGCCATGGGCGGCGACTACCCGTCGAAGCCCATGTCGCTGTACGCCACCATCTGGGACGCGTCAAACTGGGCCACCTCCGGCGGCAGGTACAAGGTCAACTACAAGTACGCCCCGTTCGTGTCGTCGTTCGCCGACCTCACCCTCCTCGGCTGCCGCTTAGACCCGATCCAGCAGGTGCCGACGACCCGGAGCGGCTGCCCCGCGGCGGCGGCTGAGATTGCGGCCACCGGCCTAGCAGTCATGACCCCGGAGAAGCGGCGGGCCATGCGCGCCTTCCGGAGGCAGTACATGAGCTACTCCGTCTGCTACGACCGACTGCGGTACCCGGCGCCGTTCCCGGAGTGCGACATCGTGGAGACGGAGAAGAAGAGGTTCGGGGAGACGGGGCGGTTGAGGTTTCGGAGGCACCGCCGGCGTGTGCCGCGCGGCGGCAGGGTTCCG GCAGCTctgccgaagccttctactgctcCTCTTTTCTATTCAGTTGGAAAGGGTAGTGCtgctgcttacctctcctccggCGTCGCTACTTCCTATTTCGGAGTCGGAGACTGCTCGGCCACCTCCTACCCTCACAAGAACCTCGCCTACACTACCATGGTGGCCGTCGTCCTCGCAACTGCTCCCTGGCCAACGATCTCTCCTCCTCGTTCCCACATCTCACTTGAGCGAGAAGTGCTGCTGTCGCCATCCTTGCTGCACAACCTCGTCGAGGTGCTCGACGCCGACACTGCTTACCCTGTTTCGTAG
- the LOC135629196 gene encoding probable transcription factor KAN2, protein MELFSAAPDLSLQIGSDDATPPSWRKPDETMELGFRRRDVCDSPTTTTYIYPITASAANANAAAFELSLANTNGAVSIDHRHHHPPLPEVCHRDQSWMKPITGIPIYQHPPSFPLVAPHQQQHLCGPSSSTHGFTPFIASHSLSRSRYLPSRFPGRRSMRAPRMRWTTALHARFVHAVELLGGHERATPKSVLELMDVKDLTLSHVKSHLQMYRTLKNTDKLAVPSGQSDGFENGSTRENSDENPVDLHQSQDATSDQVTRGFNGYDDDEISPFIHKRKKLQTVPVQSACFL, encoded by the exons ATGGAGCTCTTTTCAGCAGCACCAGATTTGTCGCTTCAGATCGGCTCTGATGATGCCACACCACCAAGTTGGAGAAAACCAGATGAGACCATGGAGTTAGGGTTTCGACGGAGGGACGTGTGTGACTCCCCCACCACTACAACCTACATTTACCCCATCACTGCATCCGCAGCGAACGCCAACGCTGCCGCCTTTGAGCTCTCCTTGGCGAACACAAATGGTGCCGTCTCCATCGATCACCGCCATCACCACCCACCACTTCCCGAGGTCTGTCACCGAGATCAAAGCTGGATGAAACCCATAACAGGCATCCCTATCTACCAACATCCACCTTCCTTTCCTTTAGTCGCGCCGCATCAGCAGCAACACTTGTGTGGGCCTTCTTCTTCCACCCACGGTTTCACACCCTTCATAGCCAGCCATAGCTTGTCGAGATCAAGATACTTGCCGTCGAGGTTCCCCGGCAGGCGGAGCATGCGAGCGCCAAGGATGCGATGGACTACCGCACTCCATGCCCGCTTTGTCCATGCTGTGGAGCTGTTGGGTGGCCATGAGA GAGCTACACCCAAGTCAGTTCTAGAGCTCATGGATGTGAAAGATCTTACCTTGTCTCATGTGAAATCCCACCTGCAG ATGTATCGAACTCTGAAGAACACTGATAAATTAGCAGTTCCATCAG GTCAATCTGATGGGTTTGAGAATGGATCAACAAGAGAGAATTCTGATGAAAACCCGGTAG ACCTCCACCAGTCACAAGATGCTACTAGTGATCAGGTCACAAGG GGATTTAAtggatatgatgatgatgagataaGTCCCTTTATTCACAAAAGAAAGAAGCTTCAAACAGTGCCTGTCCAGTCTGCTTGCTTCTTGTAG
- the LOC135629316 gene encoding cellulose synthase-like protein D2, whose amino-acid sequence MTSNNVLRASRSVRVASSSDSQQGDGRPPNAPVVTFARRTPSGRYVSYSRDDLDSDFGSRDFDKEYMNYHVHIPPTPDNQPMDTVISAKVEEQYVSNSLFTGGCNSVTRAHLMDKVIESVANHPQMAGAKGSSCAMPGCDSKVMSDERGVDILPCECDFKICAECFSDAVKVGGGICPGCKEPYKTTELEEVVNNAVAGQPLSLPAPHGVSKMERRLSIMRSQKMTRSQTGDWDHNRWLFETKGTYGYGNAIWPTEDRGEGGDGGNEQPTELMNKPWRPLTRKLKIPAAVLSPYRLLIVIRMAFLALFLAWRIKHKNEDAVWLWGMSVVCELWFAFSWLLDQLPKLCPVNRAADLAILREKFETPSANNPSGKSDLPGIDVFVSTADPEKEPPLVTANTILSILAADYPVEKLACYVSDDGGALLTFEAMAEAASFANIWVPFCRKHGVEPRNPESYFNLKRDPYKNKVRSDFVKDRRRVKREYDEFKVRINGLPDSIRRRSDAYHAREEIKAMKRQREVAGDDPVEPVKIPKATWMADGTHWPGTWMNPSSEHTRGDHAGIIQVMLKPPSHEPLFGNNEEGRPLDFTDIDIRLPMLVYVSREKRPGYDHNKKAGAMNALVRASAIMSNGPFILNLDCDHYVYNSQALREGMCFMMDRGGDRICYVQFPQRFEGIDPSDRYANNNTVFFDVNMRALDGLQGPVYVGTGCLFRRIALYGFDPPRSKEQHGGCCSCCFPQKHKTHAAVASEETRALRMGDSEDDEMAMSTFPKKFGNSTFLIDSIPVSEFQGRPLADHPAVKNGRAPGLLTAPRDLLDASTVAEAISVISCWYEDKTEWGQRVGWIYGSVTEDVVTGYRMHNRGWKSVYCVTKPDAFRGTAPINLTDRLHQVLRWATGSVEIFFSRNNALLASPRMKILQRIAYLNVGIYPFTSIFLIVYCFLPALSLFTGQFIVQTLNVTFLTYLLIITLTLCMLAVLEIKWSGIELEEWWRNEQFWLIGGTSAHLAAVLQGLLKVIAGIEISFTLTSKSAGDDEDDEFADLYIVKWTSLMIPPITIMMMNLIAIAVGVSRTIYSTIPQWSKLLGGVFFSFWVLAHLYPFAKGLMGRRGRTPTIVFVWSGLISITISLLWVAISPPSGGNSQIGGSFTFP is encoded by the exons ATGACTTCGAACAATGTTCTTAGGGCCAGTCGATCCGTGCGGGTAGCCTCGTCATCCGATTCACAGCAGGGCGATGGTAGACCACCTAATGCGCCCGTCGTGACCTTTGCCCGACGGACTCCGTCGGGCCGGTACGTCAGCTACTCCAGGGACGATCTTGACAGTGATTTCGGCAGCCGTGATTTTGACAAGGAATACATGAACTATCATGTCCACATCCCGCCGACTCCCGACAACCAACCGATGGATACTGTTATCTCTGCCAAGGTTGAAGAGCAATACGTCTCGAATTCACTGTTTACCGGTGGATGCAACAGTGTCACTCGTGCTCATCTGATGGACAAGGTCATCGAGTCAGTGGCCAACCATCCACAGATGGCTGGTGCCAAGGGTTCATCTTGCGCTATGCCGGGATGCGACTCAAAGGTCATGAGCGACGAGCGAGGGGTTGATATCCTCCCTTGTGAGTGCGACTTCAAGATCTGTGCTGAGTGCTTTTCGGATGCAGTGAAGGTCGGTGGCGGGATCTGTCCAGGATGCAAAGAACCATACAAGACTACAGAATTGGAGGAGGTGGTCAACAATGCTGTGGCTGGACAACCGCTCTCGCTGCCAGCTCCACATGGAGTGTCGAAGATGGAGAGGAGGCTTTCGATAATGAGGTCACAGAAGATGACCAGAAGTCAGACGGGTGATTGGGATCACAACCGTTGGCTCTTTGAGACGAAGGGGACCTATGGCTACGGTAATGCAATTTGGCCGACGGAGGATAGAGGTGAAGGGGGGGATGGAGGAAATGAACAGCCTACAGAACTGATGAACAAACCATGGAGACCACTCACTCGAAAGTTGAAGATCCCTGCTGCAGTATTAAGTCCGTATAG ACTCCTCATCGTTATCCGCATGGCTTTTCTTGCCCTGTTTCTTGCATGGAGAATAAAGCACAAAAATGAGGATGCAGTTTGGCTGTGGGGGATGTCTGTCGTCTGTGAGCTGTGGTTCGCATTTTCCTGGCTGTTGGATCAACTCCCAAAACTCTGCCCTGTGAACCGTGCTGCTGACCTCGCCATTCTAAGGGAAAAGTTTGAGACTCCCTCGGCAAACAACCCTAGTGGAAAATCTGATCTTCCAGGTATTGATGTCTTTGTCTCCACAGCGGACCCTGAGAAAGAACCTCCACTTGTAACGGCAAATACCATACTCTCCATCCTTGCTGCTGATTACCCTGTAGAAAAGCTAGCATGCTATGTTTCAGATGATGGTGGTGCCCTTTTGACTTTTGAAGCAATGGCTGAGGCTGCTAGCTTCGCCAATATCTGGGTTCCTTTCTGCCGTAAACATGGTGTTGAGCCTAGGAACCCAGAAAGTTACTTTAATTTGAAGAGAGATCCATACAAGAACAAGGTGCGATCTGACTTTGTCAAGGACCGGAGGCGGGTAAAGAGAGAGTATGATGAATTCAAGGTTCGAATCAATGGGTTGCCTGATTCAATCCGACGGCGGTCTGATGCATACCATGCACGTGAAGAGATCAAAGCAATGAAACGACAAAGGGAGGTTGCAGGTGATGATCCAGTAGAACCCGTGAAGATTCCTAAAGCTACATGGATGGCCGATGGCACCCACTGGCCTGGAACTTGGATGAACCCCTCATCGGAGCACACTCGGGGTGATCATGCTGGAATCATTCAG GTAATGTTGAAACCTCCAAGTCATGAACCATTATTTGGGAACAACGAAGAGGGTAGGCCACTAGATTTCACTGATATAGATATTCGTCTTCCCATGCTGGTCTATGTCTCTCGTGAGAAGCGTCCTGGATATGACCACAACAAGAAGGCTGGGGCTATGAATGCTCTCGTTCGTGCCTCAGCAATTATGTCAAATGGCCCTTTCATTCTCAACCTTGACTGCGACCACTATGTCTATAACTCGCAGGCCCTCCGAGAGGGCATGTGCTTCATGATGGATCGTGGTGGTGACCGCATCTGCTACGTCCAGTTTCCTCAGAGGTTTGAGGGCATAGATCCTTCTGATCGTTATGCCAACAACAACACAGTCTTCTTTGATGTCAACATGCGAGCTCTTGATGGCCTTCAGGGGCCAGTTTATGTTGGTACTGGCTGCCTTTTCCGACGTATTGCTCTCTATGGCTTTGATCCTCCTCGATCCAAAGAACAACATGGTGGATGCTGCAGCTGCTGTTTTCCCCAAAAGCACAAGACTCACGCAGCTGTGGCATCTGAAGAGACACGGGCTCTTCGCATGGGAGACTCTGAAGATGATGAGATGGCCATGTCTACTTTTCCTAAGAAATTTGGAAATTCAACCTTTCTCATTGACTCCATTCCTGTTTCTGAGTTCCAAGGACGCCCTCTTGCTGATCATCCAGCTGTTAAGAATGGTCGTGCACCTGGTCTCCTAACCGCTCCTCGTGACCTTCTTGACGCATCCACTGTAGCTGAAGCAATCAGTGTTATTTCATGCTGGTACGAAGACAAGACTGAGTGGGGTCAGCGTGTCGGATGGATCTATGGGTCAGTGACTGAAGATGTCGTTACTGGCTACAGGATGCACAACAGAGGGTGGAAGTCAGTATACTGTGTGACCAAGCCTGATGCCTTCCGTGGGACTGCTCCAATCAACCTAACCGATCGGCTCCACCAAGTTCTCAGGTGGGCTACAGGCTCTGTTGAGATTTTCTTCTCCCGTAACAATGCACTTCTTGCAAGTCCAAGAATGAAGATTCTTCAAAGGATTGCATACCTCAATGTCGGGATATACCCATTTACCTCCATCTTTCTTATTGTCTACTGCTTCCTACCTGCGCTCTCTCTTTTCACGGGACAGTTCATTGTGCAAACCCTCAATGTGACCTTCCTCACATACCTTCTGATCATCACATTGACACTCTGTATGCTCGCGGTTCTTGAGATCAAGTGGTCTGGAATTGAACTTGAAGAATGGTGGCGAAATGAGCAGTTCTGGCTGATAGGAGGAACCAGCGCTCATCTTGCAGCTGTGCTCCAGGGGTTGCTTAAGGTGATTGCTGGGATTGAGATCTCATTCACCCTCACATCAAAATCAGCAGGAGATGATGAGGATGATGAATTTGCTGATCTCTATATAGTGAAGTGGACCTCACTGATGATACCACCCATCACCATCATGATGATGAATTTAATAGCCATCGCCGTGGGAGTTAGCCGTACTATATATAGTACCATACCACAGTGGAGCAAGCTTCTGGGCGGGGTCTTCTTCAGCTTTTGGGTGTTGGCGCATTTATACCCGTTTGCTAAAGGTTTAATGGGACGGAGAGGAAGGACGCCAACCATTGTTTTCGTGTGGTCTGGACTCATTTCTATCACTATATCACTGCTTTGGGTTGCGATCAGTCCCCCATCTGGTGGTAATTCACAGATTGGTGGATCCTTCACTTTTCCTTGA